One Gossypium hirsutum isolate 1008001.06 chromosome A11, Gossypium_hirsutum_v2.1, whole genome shotgun sequence genomic window carries:
- the LOC107936791 gene encoding uncharacterized protein isoform X1 codes for MAEAVVLDLAYSIIGKFSSLTLPETEPWLNVKDDLDDIRNAVSAIKAKLLDALVRSATSNFTAWLKKLEDALCDARNLLEELSFEVWRENLFCSGWPISFAIADMCARIQAIKKRLTSLESEFKIPFMAGTRQQGNFFVHKDEEQSVNDFRGQLKEYLEYMLFDPPSQAVCWNWMKTMEKIHETYPYKKMGYGMADPVHQSMSNGSKKRNLKFVSDDLRQETERKKKQRDIQYRKQIRAKFYDDPTERGINNNGKITNSRCKWERMVEMLLSTKTKNVLKATNIGKTKASKQILCHRNQMKMQWPIQSDLLVIIQVIQETDRKCKDAVLAEAKAKWRLLLIGETIEKLDPQRSKDLKEKARQLSYTKVKVTVTDDKTRGGVQSKFRDLENQLYDKGNDQVECKDFSGLEQALKNTTWGKIPDYLESIAIQIEKDRGKTTDVFHIPTQVLLCAAIKEMKDFSVGDLDWGTLKKWSATLNYAKKYGFQVGFADNLLRKNLLAYFTIQNLPKSTVKM; via the exons ATGGCGGAAGCAGTTGTGTTGGACTTGGCCTATTCGATCATAGGCAAATTCAGCTCCCTTACTCTCCCTGAAACTGAACCGTGGTTGAATGTCAAAGATGACCTCGACGACATCAGAAACGCCGTCTCTGCAATCAAAGCTAAGCTTCTGGACGCCTTAGTGCGATCTGCGACCAGCAATTTCACAGCTTGGCTTAAAAAGCTGGAAGATGCACTTTGCGATGCCAGGAACTTGCTCGAGGAGTTATCTTTCGAAGTTTGGAGGGAAAACCTTTTCTGTTCCGGTTGGCCAATCAGTTTTGCTATTGCCGATATGTGCGCTCGAATTCAGGCCATTAAGAAGAGGTTAACTTCTCTTGAAAGTGAGTTCAAAATCCCTTTCATGGCTGGAACGAGGCAACAAGGGAACTTTTTTGTGCATAAAGATGAAGAGCAATCCGTGAACGATTTCCGAGGACAGCTTAAAGAATATTTAGAATACATGCTCTTTGACCCACCTTCGCAAGCAGTTTGTTGGAATTGGATGAAGACGATGGAAAAG ATACACGAAACCT ATCCGTACAAGAAGATGGGTTATGGCATGGCAGATCCGGTGCATCAGTCTATGTCGAATGGAAGCAAGAAAAGAAATCTGAAATTTGTTTCCGATGACTTGAGACAAGAAACAGAACGAAAAAAGAAACAGAGGGACATCCAGTACCGGAAACAAATAAGAGCAAAATTTTACGATGATCCAACTGAAAGAGGGATAAATAAT AATGGCAAGATAACAAATTCGAGATGCAAGTGGGAACGGATGGTGGAGATGCTGCTGAGCACTAAAACGAAAAATGTGCTGAAAGCCACTAACATCGGGAAAACGAAAGCTTCTAAACAAATTCTCTGCCATCGCAACCAAATGAAAATGCAATGGCCAATACAATCTGATCTCCTAGTGATTATCCAAGTGATCCAAGAAACTGACCGCAAGTGCAAGGATGCTGTATTAGCAGAAGCCAAGGCGAAGTGGCGGCTGCTTCTAATAGGAGAGACGATTGAAAAACTTGATCCACAACGATCAAAG GACTTGAAAGAAAAAGCAAGGCAACTTAGTTATACAAAG GTAAAAGTTACTGTAACCGATGATAAAACTCGTGGAGGAGTACAATCTAAATTCCGTGATTTGGAGAACCAACTTTATGACAAAGGCAACGACCAAGTGGAATGCAAAGATTTCTCAGGCTTGGAACAGGCATTAAAGAACACGACTTGGGGGAAAATTCCAGACTACCTCGAATCTATTGCAATCCAAATCGAAAAAGATCGTGGAAAAACTACTGATGTTTTTCATATCCCCACTCAAGTTCTGCTCTGCGCTGCGATCAAAGAGATGAAAGATTTTTCGGTTGGGGATTTGGATTGGGGTACCTTGAAAAAGTGGAGCGCGACACTTAATTATGCTAAGAAATATGGTTTTCAGGTAGGATTTGCTGATAATCTGTTGAGGAAGAATTTGCTTGCCTATTTTACTATTCAAAATCTGCCCAAATCGACCGTAAAAATGTAG
- the LOC107936791 gene encoding uncharacterized protein isoform X2: MAEAVVLDLAYSIIGKFSSLTLPETEPWLNVKDDLDDIRNAVSAIKAKLLDALVRSATSNFTAWLKKLEDALCDARNLLEELSFEVWRENLFCSGWPISFAIADMCARIQAIKKRLTSLESEFKIPFMAGTRQQGNFFVHKDEEQSVNDFRGQLKEYLEYMLFDPPSQAVCWNWMKTMEKIHETYPYKKMGYGMADPVHQSMSNGSKKRNLKFVSDDLRQETERKKKQRDIQYRKQIRAKFYDDPTERGINNNGKITNSRCKWERMVEMLLSTKTKNVLKATNIGKTKASKQILCHRNQMKMQWPIQSDLLVIIQVIQETDRKCKDAVLAEAKAKWRLLLIGETIEKLDPQRSKVKVTVTDDKTRGGVQSKFRDLENQLYDKGNDQVECKDFSGLEQALKNTTWGKIPDYLESIAIQIEKDRGKTTDVFHIPTQVLLCAAIKEMKDFSVGDLDWGTLKKWSATLNYAKKYGFQVGFADNLLRKNLLAYFTIQNLPKSTVKM, from the exons ATGGCGGAAGCAGTTGTGTTGGACTTGGCCTATTCGATCATAGGCAAATTCAGCTCCCTTACTCTCCCTGAAACTGAACCGTGGTTGAATGTCAAAGATGACCTCGACGACATCAGAAACGCCGTCTCTGCAATCAAAGCTAAGCTTCTGGACGCCTTAGTGCGATCTGCGACCAGCAATTTCACAGCTTGGCTTAAAAAGCTGGAAGATGCACTTTGCGATGCCAGGAACTTGCTCGAGGAGTTATCTTTCGAAGTTTGGAGGGAAAACCTTTTCTGTTCCGGTTGGCCAATCAGTTTTGCTATTGCCGATATGTGCGCTCGAATTCAGGCCATTAAGAAGAGGTTAACTTCTCTTGAAAGTGAGTTCAAAATCCCTTTCATGGCTGGAACGAGGCAACAAGGGAACTTTTTTGTGCATAAAGATGAAGAGCAATCCGTGAACGATTTCCGAGGACAGCTTAAAGAATATTTAGAATACATGCTCTTTGACCCACCTTCGCAAGCAGTTTGTTGGAATTGGATGAAGACGATGGAAAAG ATACACGAAACCT ATCCGTACAAGAAGATGGGTTATGGCATGGCAGATCCGGTGCATCAGTCTATGTCGAATGGAAGCAAGAAAAGAAATCTGAAATTTGTTTCCGATGACTTGAGACAAGAAACAGAACGAAAAAAGAAACAGAGGGACATCCAGTACCGGAAACAAATAAGAGCAAAATTTTACGATGATCCAACTGAAAGAGGGATAAATAAT AATGGCAAGATAACAAATTCGAGATGCAAGTGGGAACGGATGGTGGAGATGCTGCTGAGCACTAAAACGAAAAATGTGCTGAAAGCCACTAACATCGGGAAAACGAAAGCTTCTAAACAAATTCTCTGCCATCGCAACCAAATGAAAATGCAATGGCCAATACAATCTGATCTCCTAGTGATTATCCAAGTGATCCAAGAAACTGACCGCAAGTGCAAGGATGCTGTATTAGCAGAAGCCAAGGCGAAGTGGCGGCTGCTTCTAATAGGAGAGACGATTGAAAAACTTGATCCACAACGATCAAAG GTAAAAGTTACTGTAACCGATGATAAAACTCGTGGAGGAGTACAATCTAAATTCCGTGATTTGGAGAACCAACTTTATGACAAAGGCAACGACCAAGTGGAATGCAAAGATTTCTCAGGCTTGGAACAGGCATTAAAGAACACGACTTGGGGGAAAATTCCAGACTACCTCGAATCTATTGCAATCCAAATCGAAAAAGATCGTGGAAAAACTACTGATGTTTTTCATATCCCCACTCAAGTTCTGCTCTGCGCTGCGATCAAAGAGATGAAAGATTTTTCGGTTGGGGATTTGGATTGGGGTACCTTGAAAAAGTGGAGCGCGACACTTAATTATGCTAAGAAATATGGTTTTCAGGTAGGATTTGCTGATAATCTGTTGAGGAAGAATTTGCTTGCCTATTTTACTATTCAAAATCTGCCCAAATCGACCGTAAAAATGTAG
- the LOC107936791 gene encoding uncharacterized protein isoform X3 — protein MAEAVVLDLAYSIIGKFSSLTLPETEPWLNVKDDLDDIRNAVSAIKAKLLDALVRSATSNFTAWLKKLEDALCDARNLLEELSFEVWRENLFCSGWPISFAIADMCARIQAIKKRLTSLESEFKIPFMAGTRQQGNFFVHKDEEQSVNDFRGQLKEYLEYMLFDPPSQAVCWNWMKTMEKIHETYPYKKMGYGMADPVHQSMSNGSKKRNLKFVSDDLRQETERKKKQRDIQYRKQIRAKFYDDPTERGINNNGKITNSRCKWERMVEMLLSTKTKNVLKATNIGKTKASKQILCHRNQMKMQWPIQSDLLVIIQVIQETDRKCKDAVLAEAKAKWRLLLIGETIEKLDPQRSKDLKEKARQLSYTKVKFEELVSNNISITP, from the exons ATGGCGGAAGCAGTTGTGTTGGACTTGGCCTATTCGATCATAGGCAAATTCAGCTCCCTTACTCTCCCTGAAACTGAACCGTGGTTGAATGTCAAAGATGACCTCGACGACATCAGAAACGCCGTCTCTGCAATCAAAGCTAAGCTTCTGGACGCCTTAGTGCGATCTGCGACCAGCAATTTCACAGCTTGGCTTAAAAAGCTGGAAGATGCACTTTGCGATGCCAGGAACTTGCTCGAGGAGTTATCTTTCGAAGTTTGGAGGGAAAACCTTTTCTGTTCCGGTTGGCCAATCAGTTTTGCTATTGCCGATATGTGCGCTCGAATTCAGGCCATTAAGAAGAGGTTAACTTCTCTTGAAAGTGAGTTCAAAATCCCTTTCATGGCTGGAACGAGGCAACAAGGGAACTTTTTTGTGCATAAAGATGAAGAGCAATCCGTGAACGATTTCCGAGGACAGCTTAAAGAATATTTAGAATACATGCTCTTTGACCCACCTTCGCAAGCAGTTTGTTGGAATTGGATGAAGACGATGGAAAAG ATACACGAAACCT ATCCGTACAAGAAGATGGGTTATGGCATGGCAGATCCGGTGCATCAGTCTATGTCGAATGGAAGCAAGAAAAGAAATCTGAAATTTGTTTCCGATGACTTGAGACAAGAAACAGAACGAAAAAAGAAACAGAGGGACATCCAGTACCGGAAACAAATAAGAGCAAAATTTTACGATGATCCAACTGAAAGAGGGATAAATAAT AATGGCAAGATAACAAATTCGAGATGCAAGTGGGAACGGATGGTGGAGATGCTGCTGAGCACTAAAACGAAAAATGTGCTGAAAGCCACTAACATCGGGAAAACGAAAGCTTCTAAACAAATTCTCTGCCATCGCAACCAAATGAAAATGCAATGGCCAATACAATCTGATCTCCTAGTGATTATCCAAGTGATCCAAGAAACTGACCGCAAGTGCAAGGATGCTGTATTAGCAGAAGCCAAGGCGAAGTGGCGGCTGCTTCTAATAGGAGAGACGATTGAAAAACTTGATCCACAACGATCAAAG GACTTGAAAGAAAAAGCAAGGCAACTTAGTTATACAAAG GTTAAATTCGAGGAGCTTGTGAGCAACAATATCTCAATTACACCCTAA
- the LOC107936762 gene encoding uncharacterized protein, with amino-acid sequence MTSIVNMSSPEVIHGGLGNLPPHESAPPETNQYVKEGDIFVEDCLMPSGNMNFQGRELESSLMHSAGIGVNNSMPSASNPNPNMISAMTSIVNMSSPEVIRGGLGNFPPHENVPPETNQYVKEGDILVEDYLMPSGNMNFQGRQFESSLMLNGGIGVSNWMPSGNMNFQGRELESSLMSSAGIGVNNSMPSASNPVPNMLSAMTSIVKMSPHKVIRGGLGNFPQHESVPPETNQHVKQGDFLVEDCLMPSGNMNFQGRELESSLMSSAGIGVNNSMPSASNPVPNMTSTRAGNHDTLTHASMMNTANMPFTRHGVTPATNSMNFQGGGFSIEKLKPHMMIGAKMSIASTSSHEAISKGQVNYSDQESEGLLNRNRMNDSRRSIGIKRSSEAREKGTEEQSLEPKNKKLTLEELGERDGKQINKIMTDRLNRQIEQDKKSDMELVHTKKWPLKEDVQVIRQECKKIAKTCDLNTNEAKQKLLGEAKNLEITQKAREDFGNPSTNMDHIVKNLSLYFDGQFIEAVKKKFSPDLGNGRSARSPPVHSAFIVLENQVYDQGNKQVEPEDFQGLPEELKKLRWGEIPSYLQPIASQIVKDFAKVEFRHTTALVLFCAAVKEMEDFPAEKLDLDTLKKWGATLKKAKEVGFQVGFADDLLRKNLLAYFAYTQILGGS; translated from the exons ATGACAAGCATCGTTAACATGTCATCCCCAGAAGTTATCCATGGAGGACTTGGAAACTTGCCACCGCATGAGAGTGCGCCACCAGAAACCAATCAGTACGTTAAGGAGGGAGATATCTTTGTTGAGGATTGTTTGATGCCGAGTGGAAACATGAACTTTCAAGGGAGAGAACTTGAGAGCTCCTTAATGCATAGTGCAGGCATAGGTGTGAACAACTCGATGCCGAGTGCAAGCAACCCTAATCCTAATATG ATCTCTGCCATGACGAGCATCGTTAACATGTCATCCCCTGAAGTTATCCGTGGAGGACTTGGAAACTTTCCACCGCATGAGAATGTGCCACCAGAAACCAATCAGTACGTTAAAGAGGGAGATATCTTAGTTGAGGACTACTTGATGCCGAGTGGAAACATGAACTTTCAAGGGAGACAATTTGAGAGCTCCTTAATGTTGAATGGAGGCATAGGTGTGAGCAACTGGATGCCGAGTGGAAACATGAACTTTCAAGGGAGAGAACTTGAGAGCTCCTTAATGTCGAGTGCAGGCATAGGTGTGAACAACTCAATGCCAAGTGCAAGCAACCCTGTTCCTAATATg CTCTCTGCCATGACGAGCATAGTTAAGATGTCACCACATAAAGTTATCCGTGGAGGACTTGGAAACTTTCCACAGCATGAGAGTGTGCCACCAGAAACCAATCAGCACGTTAAACAGGGAGATTTCTTAGTTGAGGACTGCTTGATGCCGAGTGGAAACATGAACTTCCAAGGGAGAGAACTTGAGAGCTCCTTAATGTCGAGCGCAGGCATAGGTGTGAACAACTCGATGCCAAGTGCAAGCAACCCTGTTCCTAATATG ACCTCAACAAGAGCTGGGAACCATGATACTTTG ACTCATGCCTCAATGATGAACACTGCTAACATGCCATTTACACGACATGGAGTGACACCAGCAACCAATTCGATGAATTTTCAAGGGGGAGGGTTCTCAATTGAAAAACTTAAGCCTCATATGATG ATTGGTGCCAAGATGAGCATCGCTAGCACTTCATCCCATGAAGCTATCTCTAAAGGACAAGTGAACTACTCGGATCAAGAGAGTGAAGGGTTGCTTAATCGTAACCGGATGAATGATTCAAGGCGGAGTATAGGTATTAAAAGAAGCTCGGAAGCTAGAGAAAAAGGCACAGAGGAACAATCACTAGAgccgaaaaataaaaaattaaccctcgAAGAGCTTGGAGAGAGAGATGGGAAGCAAATAAACAAGATAATGACAGATCGGCTTAACAGACAGATAGAGCAA GACAAAAAGTCAGATATGGAATTAGTGCACACCAAGAAATGGCCACTGAAAGAGGATGTCCAAGTCATTAGGCAGGAGTGCAAAAAAATAGCTAAAACCTGTGATTTAAATACAAATGAGGCGAAGCAAAAATTGCTCGGGGAAGCAAAAAATTTGGAGATAACACAGAAAGCACGTGAG GACTTTGGGAACCCTTCCACTAATATG gATCACATCGTGaaaaatttaagtttatatttCGATGGTCAATTCATTGAGGCAGTAAAGAAAAAG TTTTCTCCAGATCTTGGTAATGGCCGGTCTGCCAGGTCCCCACCTGTACACTCTGcttttattgttttggaaaaccaaGTTTATGACCAAGGCAACAAGCAAGTGGAGCCAGAAGATTTCCAAGGTTTACCAGAAGAGTTGAAGAAACTTCGTTGGGGGGAAATTCCAAGCTACCTTCAACCTATTGCGAGCCAAATCGTAAAGGAttttgcaaaagttgagtttCGCCATACTACGGCTCTAGTTCTGTTTTGTGCTGCAGTAAAAGAGATGGAAGATTTTCCAGCTGAAAAATTGGACTTGGATACATTGAAGAAGTGGGGGGCAACACTTAAAAAGGCCAAGGAAGTTGGTTTTCAGGTGGGATTTGCTGATGATTTGTTAAGGAAGAATTTGCTTGCCTACTTTGCTTACACACAAATTCTTGGAGGAAGCTAA
- the LOC107936751 gene encoding uncharacterized protein, producing MSNGYSFCNDEDWGPYYLDDLMHEVANVPSLLVEGFNSSMPNGSKKRNRDLDPGNSQEANGKVGKKQRRCPGTFYNGESLTSRQQERLKGKTVAGMAKVYKDRISRRIKNDTKADMEVIIRIVCNMMAINASHLLPRVFGSLEQIKTQWPIRPDLQHIKQKIQEIESNYKDDSLTDEAKRRLVEVGDELERLDQERLQDSTKAENLDAVFTEFSMGTLQKELSSACLWLMSKKLQQLIILLLLMKTKISIMEVC from the exons ATGAGCAACGGTTACAGTTTTTGCAATGACGAAGATTGGGGTCCTTATTATCTCGATGATCTGATGCACGAAGTCGCGAACGTACCATCATTGTTGGTCGAAGGGTTCAACTCGTCGATGCCGAATGGAAGCAAAAAAAGAAACCGGGATTTAGATCCCGGTAACTCACAAGAAGCTAATGGAAAAGTCGGGAAGAAACAACGCCGGTGTCCGGGAACCTTTTATAACGGTGAATCATTAACTTCCCGGCAACAAGAACGTTTGAAAGGGAAAACCGTGGCGGGAATGGCGAAGGTTTACAAGGATCGAATTAGCAGGCGGATAAAAAAC GACACGAAAGCAGACATGGAAGTTATTATAAGGATAGTTTGTAACATGATGGCCATTAATGCCTCTCATCTCTTACCACGAGTTTTCGGCTCCCTCGAGCAAATCAAAACGCAATGGCCAATTCGACCTGACCTCCAACACATAAAGCAAAAGATTCAAGAAATCGAGAGCAACTACAAGGACGACAGTTTAACCGACGAGGCAAAACGAAGATTAGTTGAAGTAGGAGATGAGTTGGAGAGATTAGATCAAGAACGGCTACAG GATTCGACAAAAGCAGAAAACCTTGATGCAGTCTTCACG GAGTTTAGCATGGGAACTCTACAAAAAGAG CTTTCTTCAGCATGTCTGTGGCTGATGTCGAAGAAACTACAGCAACTAATCATCTTATTATTGTTGATGAAGACCAAGATCAGCATCATGGAAGTTTGCTAA